One Solanum lycopersicum chromosome 2, SLM_r2.1 genomic region harbors:
- the LOC101263971 gene encoding pentatricopeptide repeat-containing protein At1g06143, whose protein sequence is MLTKNSILSIVNQLKICSSRKQLESLYSLMLKNGATKDCFLMNQFIATCSALNNPDFASFAFSQMENPNVFVYNALIRAFVHCHIPHKALLLYIDMLRTQNIPSSYTFSSVVKGCTLMCGLRLGECIHGKIWEYGFGSHVFVQTSLIDFYSNLARVDLARLVFDEMPERDNFAWAAMVSAHAGTGDLGSARKLFDEMPEKITVACNAMINGYAKTGDVESAELLFKEMSRKDLIAWTTMINCYSQNRKYGQAIEVFYEMKSNLITPDEVTMTTVISACAHLGVLDQGKEMHLYVMQKGFDLGVHIGSALIDMYAKCGSLERSLLVFYKLREKNLFCWNSAIDGLAVHGYAEEALALFSRMEKEKVKPNGITFVSVLTACTHAGLVEKGRKNFLSMTQDYGIVPEMEHFGCMVYLLCKAGLLEEALEVIRSMRVEPNAVIWGALLGGCKLQKNLEIAQVAVKKLSVLEPNNSGYYTLLVNMYANANRWSEVARIRAFLRELGVGKEQPGSSWIELKKKIHQFAACDNYHHSSQEIYSLLDGLDGQLKLAGQVQEREFVL, encoded by the coding sequence ATGTTAACAAAGAACAGTATCCTTTCTATTGTGAACCAACTGAAAATATGTTCAAGTAGAAAGCAGCTGGAATCCCTTTACTCTTTGATGCTAAAGAATGGTGCAACCAAAGACTGTTTCTTGATGAACCAGTTCATCGCTACATGTTCTGCACTTAATAACCCAGATTTTGCATCCTTTGCATTTTCCCAGATGGAAAATCCCAATGTGTTCGTTTACAACGCATTAATAAGAGCTTTTGTTCATTGTCACATCCCGCATAAAGCATTACTGTTGTATATAGACATGTTAAGAACTCAAAATATTCCAAGTAGCTATACATTTTCATCGGTAGTTAAGGGTTGTACATTGATGTGTGGTCTAAGATTAGGGGAATGTATACATGGGAAGATTTGGGAATATGGGTTTGGATCCCATGTTTTTGTTCAAACTAGTCTGATTGATTTTTACTCTAATTTGGCTAGAGTTGATTTAGCGAGATTAGTGTTTGATGAAATGCCTGAAAGAGATAATTTTGCTTGGGCTGCAATGGTTTCAGCCCATGCCGGCACTGGCGATTTGGGTTCCGCTAGAAAATTGTTTGATGAGATGCCTGAAAAGATTACTGTTGCTTGTAATGCTATGATCAATGGGTATGCGAAAACAGGGGATGTCGAGTCGGCTGAGCTCTTGTTTAAGGAAATGTCAAGGAAGGATTTGATTGCATGGACGACGATGATTAACTGCTACTCTCAAAACAGGAAGTATGGTCAGGCTATAGAGGTTTTTTATGAAATGAAGAGTAACTTGATCACTCCTGATGAAGTAACAATGACAACTGTTATTTCTGCTTGTGCACATCTCGGCGTCCTGGATCAAGGAAAGGAGATGCATCTTTATGTTATGCAAAAAGGTTTTGATCTTGGTGTGCATATCGGGTCTGCATTAATTGACATGTATGCAAAATGTGGGAGTTTGGAGAGATCACTCTTGGTATTCTATAAATTGAGAGAGAAAAATCTTTTCTGTTGGAATTCTGCTATCGATGGATTGGCTGTTCATGGTTATGCAGAAGAAGCGTTAGCTCTTTTTAGCAGGATGGAGAAAGAAAAGGTAAAGCCAAATGGTATTACTTTCGTCAGCGTTCTTACAGCTTGTACTCATGCAGGGCTTGTTGAGAAGGGTCGAAAGAATTTTCTAAGTATGACTCAAGATTATGGCATTGTTCCTGAAATGGAGCACTTCGGGTGCATGGTTTATCTATTGTGTAAAGCTGGTTTGCTAGAGGAAGCACTCGAGGTTATAAGAAGCATGAGAGTGGAGCCAAATGCTGTTATTTGGGGTGCTTTACTTGGTGGTTGCAAGCTTCAGAAGAACTTGGAAATTGCTCAAGTTGCAGTCAAAAAGTTGAGCGTTTTGGAGCCAAACAACAGTGGCTATTACACCCTCCTAGTGAACATGTACGCTAATGCAAATAGATGGAGTGAAGTTGCCCGGATCAGGGCATTCTTGAGAGAGCTAGGAGTAGGAAAAGAACAACCGGGTTCCAGTTGGattgaattaaagaaaaagatccaTCAGTTTGCAGCGTGTGATAATTATCACCATTCTTCACAGGAGATCTATTCCTTACTAGATGGATTAGATGGGCAACTTAAGCTGGCTGGTCAAGTTCAGGAGCGTGAATTTGTTCTCTAA
- the LOC101261678 gene encoding ribosome biogenesis protein WDR12 homolog, with protein sequence MAGMDIDGNVEEAARRVQVRFVTKLKAPFKAPPTSIAIPSNLTRLGLSSIVNNLLKAGNDDWNPEPFDFLIDGELVRMSLEEFLLAKGISAEKILEIEYIRAVAPRKEEEPSLHDDWVSAVDGSNSMFVVTGCYDGFGRIWMAAGSCTHLLEGHTDAITSVCVVKPRVAQNGADQIVATASKDRTLRLWKFDADESSDQTKRIRAFKILHGHNASVQSVTANPAGDMVCSGSWDSQIALWQASGCSDTGDVISVKKRKKNADEEDPQVEEEAKSTLVGHTQCVSSVVWPQDETIYSASWDHSIRRWDVEMGKDSLNLYCDKVVNCLDVGGEGSSLIAAGGSDPVLRIWDPRKPGSSAPVYQFSSHSSWISACKWHEKSRFHLVSASYDGKVMLWDLRTAWPLAVIDTHKDKVLCADWWKGESVISGGADSKLCISSDVCVL encoded by the exons ATGGCGGGTATGGACATTGATGGCAACGTTGAAGAGGCTGCAAGGCGTGTACAGGTCCGGTTCGTCACGAAGTTGAAAGCACCCTTTAAGGCTCCGCCTACTTCTATTGCTATTCCCTCTAATCTTACCCGATTGGGCCTCTCTTCCATCGTCAACAACCTCCTTAAAGCCG GAAATGATGATTGGAATCCCGAGCCTTTTGATTTTCTCATTGATGGGGAACTGGTCCGCATGTCACTTGAAGAGTTTCTCCTTGCCAAGGGCATTTCAGCT GAGAAAATATTGGAGATTGAGTACATTAGAGCTGTGGCTCCGAGGAAAGAAGAAGAGCCATCTTTGCATGACGATTGGGTCAGTGCAGTTGATGGTTCTAATTCCAT GTTTGTTGTGACTGGATGTTATGATGGTTTTGGAAG AATATGGATGGCTGCTGGATCTTGTACGCATCTACTGGAGGGCCATACTGATGCAATTACTTCTGTTTGTGTTGTCAAACCAAGAG TGGCTCAAAATGGTGCTGATCAAATAGTCGCTACGGCTTCCAAGGATAGGACACTGCGTCTCTGGAAG TTTGATGCAGATGAGTCTTCGGATCAGACAAAGAGGATTAGAGCCTTTAAGATTTTACATGGACATAATGCTTCCGTCCAAAGTGTTACAGCAAATCCTGCTGGAGATATG GTGTGTTCAGGGTCCTGGGATTCCCAAATAGCTTTGTGGCAAGCAAGTGGCTGCTCAGATACAGGTGACGTCATTTCAGtcaagaagaggaagaagaatgcCGATGAGGAGGATCCTCAAGTAGAA GAGGAGGCTAAATCTACACTTGTAGGACATACACAGTGTGTGTCATCTGTGGTGTGGCCACAAGATGAAACAATTTATTCAGCATCATGGGATCACTCTATAAGAAGATGGGATGTTGAGATGGGCAAGGATTCATTGAACCTG TATTGCGACAAAGTTGTTAATTGCCTTGATGTTGGAGGTGAAGGTTCTTCCCTCATTGCTGCTGGTGGTTCTGACCCCGTTCTTAGGATATGGGATCCCCGAAAACCag GTTCTTCGGCACCTGTCTATCAGTTCTCATCACACAGTTCTTGGATATCCGCCTGCAAATGGCATGAAAAATCACGGTTTCACTTGGTTTCTGCATCTTATGATGGGAAAGTAATGTTGTGGGACTTAAGAACTGCG TGGCCCCTTGCTGTCATTGATACTCACAAGGACAAG GTATTGTGTGCGGATTGGTGGAAAGGTGAAAGTGTAATCAGTGGTGGGGCTGACTCGAAGCTTTGCATCTCTTCGGATGTTTGTGTGTTGTGA
- the LOC101261980 gene encoding folate transporter 1, chloroplastic-like, with protein MKKMAALPSADWEWENATAGAAAGLATVTFSHPLDVVRTRFQVYDGRISNVPAYRNTPHALFAIARSEGLRGLYAGFYPAVLGSTISWGLYFFFYSKAKQRYLRNREELSPGLHLASAAEAGALVCLCTNPIWLVKTRLQLQTPNQIRPYTGFHDALRTIIKEEGWRALYKGLMPSLFLITHGAIQFTAYEEFRKVILSSKAQENENPLATAADLLDSVDYATLGASSKLAATLTTYPFQVVRSRLQQRPSTTGVPRYMDSWHVVKETARFEGLRGFYRGITANVLKNAPAASITFIVYENVLNLLKLSRKEY; from the exons ATGAAAAAGATGGCAGCTTTGCCATCGGCAGACTGGGAATGGGAAAATGCCACCGCCGGTGCTGCTGCAGGCCTTGCCACTGTCACATTCTCTCATCCCCTTGATGTTGTTCGCACCCGGTTCCAGG TTTACGATGGAAGAATCTCCAATGTCCCGGCCTATCGGAACACTCCTCACGCTTTGTTTGCCATTGCTCGAAGTGAG GGTCTTAGAGGACTTTATGCTGGCTTTTACCCTGCTGTTCTTGGGTCAACTATTTCATGgggtttatattttttctt TTATAGCAAGGCTAAGCAAAGGTATCTAAGAAACAGGGAGGAGCTGAGTCCTGGCCTTCACCTTGCTTCAGCTGCAGAAGCAGGAGCGCTG GTCTGTCTTTGCACCAACCCCATTTGGCTTGTGAAAACAAGATTGCAACTTCAGACTCCTAATCAGATTCGTCCATACACCGGATTTCATG ATGCTTTAAGAACGATAAtcaaagaagaaggatggaggGCACTGTACAAGGGGCTTATGCCAAGCCTATTTCTG ATTACACATGGTGCTATTCAGTTCACGGCATATGAGGAATTCCGCAAAGTCATTCTTAGCTCGAAAGCTCAGGAGAATGAAAACCCTCTTGCCACAGCTGCTGACTTGTTG GATTCAGTTGACTATGCAACACTAGGAGCTTCTTCTAAGTTGGCAGCCACTCTTACAACATACCCATTTCAG GTTGTCCGATCTCGATTGCAG CAACGACCAAGTACGACTGGAGTTCCAAGATACATGGATAGCTGGCATGTTGTGAAGGAAACTGCAAG GTTTGAGGGTTTACGCGGCTTTTACAGAGGTATCACAGCAAACGTGTTGAAAAATGCCCCTGCCGCTTCAATTACCTTCATTGTCTATGAGAATGTCCTAAACCTGCTAAAATTGTCTAGGAAAGAGTATTAG
- the LOC101261381 gene encoding glycine-rich RNA-binding protein 3, mitochondrial: MAFVNKIGNILRHGVGKNANLELSASNGSLFQTIRSMSSSKLFVGGLSYGTDESSLKETFSQYGEVIEARVILDRETGRSRGFGFISFPSSEEATSAMQAMDGQDLHGRRIKVNYATEKRRDGFGGGYGGEGGNFAGGGGYAASNYGGGGGGFSGGYNSPGGGGYNSAGGGGYGSSSGYNYGGGEGRNFAGSGGYQTNNYGGGFSSGHSSAGGYGSYGGGSSSYGNNSSPVEGGNYGSSTPNINYSGQGSSFSGGYGGGNSGNDFGGAPSNNNNSFANTGFGGRSEASYNGSQEQVSADQGIQSVNEHLGEETSEGNYRDDDDEPKDYANTRS; the protein is encoded by the exons ATGGCTTTTGTCAATAAAATTGGGAATATTCTTAGACATGGTGTAGGCAAAAACGCAAACTTGGAACTCTCTGCCTCAAATGGTTCACTTTTCCAGACTATAAGAAGCATGTCTTCGTCTAAGCTTTTCGTTGGGG GTCTCTCGTATGGCactgatgaaagttctctgaaAGAGACATTCTCTCAATATGGTGAAgtaatcgaag CTAGAGTTATTCTGGATCGTGAAACTGGGAGGTCCAGAGGATTTGGTTTTATTAGTTTTCCATCAAGTGAAGAAGCAACAAGTGCCATGCAGGCCATGGATGGCCAG GATCTTCATGGAAGACGGATAAAGGTGAATTATGCCACAGAAAAACGTCGTGATGGTTTTGGAGGTGGCTATGGTGGAGAAGGTGGAAACTTTGCAGGTGGTGGAGGTTATGCAGCCAGTAATTATGGAGGTGGAGGTGGTGGATTTTCTGGTGGCTACAATTCTCCTGGAGGAGGTGGCTACAATTCTGCTGGAGGAGGTGGCTACGGTAGCAGTAGTGGCTATAACTATGGCGGGGGGGAAGGCAGAAATTTTGCAGGTTCTGGAGGTTACCAAACCAACAATTACGGTGGTGGATTTTCTAGTGGTCACAGTTCTGCTGGAGGCTACGGTAGCTATGGAGGTGGTAGTAGCAGCTATGGGAACAACAGTTCCCCTGTTGAGGGTGGCAACTACGGAAGCAGCACTCCAAACATCAATTATTCTGGTCAAGGCAGTAGTTTCTCAGGTGGTTATGGTGGTGGCAACAGTGGGAATGACTTTGGTGGAGCTcctagtaacaataataatagctTCGCTAACACGGGATTTGGTGGGAGATCTGAAGCATCATATAATGGAAGCCAAGAACAGGTTAGTGCAGATCAGGGAATTCAATCTGTAAATGAACATCTCGGAGAGGAAACATCAGAAGGGAACTACAGGGATGACGATGACGAACCAAAGGATTACGCCAACACCAGGAGCTGA
- the LOC101262273 gene encoding uncharacterized protein, with product MRCFNRFINQLLSRRSRTISTYQTPYVHSRIPQSKIQNLSKTHFYSFTKSLISSNFTTSAQESKPAPSERVSAIVDEISGLTLLEVSDLGEVLRKKMGIEEMPVMAMMMPGMGFSAGGMKGKGAGAAGKTEEKAEKTVFDLKLEGGFDAGAKIKIIKEVRSFTDLGLKEAKDLVEKAPASLKKGVTKEEAEKIIEKMKAVGAKVTME from the coding sequence ATGAGGTGCTTTAATCGATTTATCAATCAATTGCTGTCTCGCCGTTCAAGAACTATTTCCACATATCAAACACCTTATGTGCATTCACGAATTCCACAGTCCAAGATTCAAAATTTATCCAAAACCCATTTCTACAGCTTCACTAAATCGTTAATTAGTTCAAATTTCACAACATCAGCTCAGGAGTCTAAGCCGGCCCCATCCGAGAGAGTATCTGCGATAGTCGATGAGATTTCGGGTCTAACGTTGCTGGAAGTATCGGATTTGGGGGAGGTTCTAAGGAAGAAAATGGGTATTGAAGAGATGCCTGTAATGGCAATGATGATGCCTGGAATGGGATTTAGTGCTGGAGGGATGAAGGGAAAGGGTGCAGGAGCTGCGGGAAAGACGGAGGAGAAGGCGGAGAAGACTGTGTTTGATCTGAAGCTTGAAGGGGGATTTGATGCCGGGGCAAAGATTAAGATTATCAAGGAAGTGAGATCTTTTACTGATCTGGGACTCAAGGAGGCTAAGGATTTGGTGGAAAAGGCTCCAGCTAGTTTGAAGAAAGGGGTTACGAAAGAGGAGGCTGAGAAAATTATTGAGAAGATGAAAGCGGTTGGAGCCAAAGTCACTATGGAGTGA
- the LOC101260888 gene encoding exocyst complex component EXO70E2, whose translation MGDCESSVPLMEEEEENLIAAAQKIVKALGSNRTLTDDARKILADLGSQLSSITRVSEPEDEGAGETEEQLIELEEELNLVQSKVMNWEVGKSMIWDCGQEEAYEYLRYVDQGRKLIERLESLNLVKGSKEDELLRRATDLLQTAMNRLEEEFTHLLVHNRQPFEPEHMSFRSSEDDTLDDGSIVSFGDDSIEDVVQRDSMSRSSGEYIIELVHPDVIPDLRCIANLMFDSNYGRECSQAFINVRKDGLDDCLFILEVEKLSIEDVLKMEWNSLNSKIRRWIRAMKIFVRIYLASEKWLSDQIFSELEAVGSVCFAEASKASILQLLNFGEAIAIGPHQPEKLIRILDMYEVLADLIPDIDAMYSDEAGLCVRRECQDILRSLGDCAKATFLEFENAVASSISANPFPGGGIHHLTRYVMNYMKTLIDYSKTLDELLKGHEKEESVPILPDMTPDREEENTDRRSHISPLAQHFRSFTSILECNLEDKARLYKDESLGHLFLMNNIHYMAEKVKNSNLRTLLGDGWIRKHNWKFQHHAMSYERATWSSILSFLRDEGLYNPGSNSISRTLLKDRLNNFYLSFEDVYKSQTGWSIPDSQLREDLRISTSLKVIQGYRTFVGRHTNHISDKHIKYTADDLENFLLDLFEGSPRSLHGSHRK comes from the coding sequence atgggAGACTGTGAATCTTCAGTCCCCTtaatggaagaagaagaagaaaacctAATAGCTGCTGCACAGAAAATTGTGAAAGCGTTGGGGTCAAATAGGACTTTAACGGATGATGCTAGGAAAATTTTAGCTGATCTAGGTTCCCAATTGTCTTCTATAACTAGAGTGAGTGAACCCGAAGATGAGGGAGCTGGTGAAACTGAGGAGCAGCTTATTGAGCTGGAGGAGGAGCTGAATTTAGTGCAGAGTAAGGTCATGAACTGGGAGGTGGGTAAGTCAATGATATGGGATTGTGGCCAGGAAGAAGCTTATGAGTATTTGAGGTATGTGGATCAAGGTCGAAAATTGATTGAGAGATTGGAGAGTTTGAACTTGGTTAAAGGTAGTAAAGAAGATGAGCTTCTGCGTAGGGCTACTGATCTTCTGCAAACAGCAATGAATCGTCTTGAGGAGGAGTTTACGCATTTGCTTGTTCACAACAGGCAGCCTTTTGAGCCGGAGCATATGTCTTTTCGCTCCAGTGAAGATGATACGTTGGATGATGGCTCGATTGTGTCGTTTGGGGATGACTCGATTGAGGATGTGGTTCAAAGAGATAGCATGAGTAGGAGTTCAGGGGAGTACATCATTGAACTGGTGCATCCAGATGTTATTCCTGACCTAAGATGCATTGCCAATTTGATGTTTGATTCAAATTATGGCCGGGAATGTTCTCAAGCATTTATCAATGTCAGAAAAGATGGCTTGGATGATTGCCTCTTCATTCTTGAAGTAGAGAAGTTGAGCATCGAGGATGTATTGAAGATGGAATGGAACTCGTTGAACTCCAAAATCAGGAGGTGGATACGGGCTATGAAGATCTTTGTGCGCATTTATCTTGCCAGTGAAAAATGGCTAAGTGATCAGATTTTTAGTGAGCTGGAAGCAGTTGGTTCAGTTTGCTTTGCTGAGGCCTCGAAAGCTTCAATCTTGCAGCTTCTGAACTTTGGTGAAGCCATAGCTATTGGCCCTCATCAACCGGAGAAATTGATTCGGATTCTTGACATGTATGAGGTGCTTGCGGATCTTATCCCAGATATTGATGCTATGTACTCTGATGAGGCGGGGTTATGCGTTAGAAGAGAGTGCCAAGACATTCTTAGAAGCTTGGGTGATTGTGCAAAGGCAACCTTTCTGGAATTTGAAAATGCTGTTGCTTCCAGCATATCAGCCAACCCTTTTCCTGGTGGCGGAATACACCATCTCACGAGGTATGTCATGAACTACATGAAAACTCTTATTGATTATAGCAAGACACTTGATGAGCTTCTGAAGGGCCATGAGAAGGAAGAATCAGTGCCCATTTTACCAGACATGACACCTGatagagaagaagaaaacacaGACAGACGCAGTCACATTTCTCCGCTGGCTCAACATTTTCGATCCTTCACTTCAATCTTGGAGTGCAACCTTGAGGATAAGGCCAGGTTATACAAGGATGAGTCACTAGGTCACCTTTTCTTAATGAATAATATTCATTACATGGCTGAGAAGGTGAAGAATTCCAATCTAAGAACACTACTAGGTGATGGTTGGATCCGAAAACATAATTGGAAATTCCAACATCATGCAATGAGCTATGAGAGAGCTACTTGGAGCTCTATCCTCTCTTTCCTCAGAGATGAAGGGCTATATAATCCAGGCTCGAATTCTATCTCGAGAACTCTTCTCAAGGATAGACTAAACAACTTTTATCTCTCATTTGAGGATGTCTACAAGAGCCAGACAGGATGGTCTATCCCAGATAGTCAACTTCGTGAAGATCTTCGAATCTCAACATCACTCAAGGTTATCCAGGGATACAGGACATTTGTTGGAAGACACACCAACCATATAAGCGACAAGCACATAAAGTATACTGCGGACGATTTGGAGAACTTCCTTTTGGATCTGTTTGAGGGATCTCCAAGATCTTTACATGGTTCCCACAGGAAGTGA